In one Lolium rigidum isolate FL_2022 chromosome 3, APGP_CSIRO_Lrig_0.1, whole genome shotgun sequence genomic region, the following are encoded:
- the LOC124696357 gene encoding craniofacial development protein 2-like encodes MKPKGTSLGCNPLSDAPHRNPGVVSNGQGPGRHPLGGTPYLDLDMVISEQGSGHRILSGALHRRPGVVKNEQGSPHLTRRVRRVRKSAEPRKIRLGSWNVGSLTGKLRELVDTAVRRRVDVLCVQETKWKGQKAKEVEDTGFKLWYTGITSNKNGVGILVNKSLRDGVLDVKRQGDRMILVKLVVGDLFLNVISAYAPQVGHSESTKREFLEGLENLVRRVPIGEKLFIGGDLNSHVGTSNTGFERVHGGFGYGIRNQEGEDVLSFALAYDMVIANTLFRKRESHLVTFSSGLHSSQIDFVLSRREDRHACIDCKVIPGESVVPQHKLVVADFRFRIHVQRGKHAKVARTKWWKLKGGASQAFRERVIKEGPWEEGGDANMMWTSMATCLRKVAVEEFAVTKGSRREAKDTWWWNDEVQKVIREKKDCFRCLYLDMSAANMEKYKVAKKAAKRAVSEARGRAYEDL; translated from the coding sequence ATGAAACCCAAAGGAACCTCGTTGGGGTGTAACCCTCTTAGCGACGCTCCACATCGAAACCCGGGTGTGGTGTCAAATGGGCAAGGGCCGGGCCGTCACCCCCTTGGTGGCACGCCGTATCTTGATCTGGATATGGTGATAAGTGAGCAAGGGTCGGGTCACCGCATCCTTAGTGGCGCGCTACACCGACGCCCCGGTGTAGTGAAAAATGAGCAAGGGTCTCCGCATTTGACTCGACGAGTGCGGAGGGTAAGGAAGTCAGCCGAGCCTAGGAAGATACGCTTAGGTAGCTGGAACGTAGGGTCCCTGACGGGTAAGTTACGGGAGTTAGTTGATACGGCGGTGAGGAGGCGTGTTGATGTCCTATGTGTCCAAGAGACCAAATGGAAGGGACAGAaggcgaaggaggtggaggatACCGGTTTCAAGTTGTGGTACACGGGGATAACTTCAAACAAAAATGGAGTAGGCATCTTGGTCAATAAGAGCCTCAGGGATGGAGTTTTGGACGTCAAGAGGCAAGGGGACCGGATGATCCTTGTCAAGCTGGTTGTTGGGGACTTATTCCTCAATGTTATCAGCGCGTATGCCCCACAAGTAGGCCACAGtgagagcaccaagagggagTTTTTGGAAGGCCTGGAGAACTTGGTTAGGAGGGTACCTATTGGTGAGAAGCTCTTCATAGGAGGAGACCTCAATAGCCATGTGGGTACATCTAACACAGGTTTTGAAAGGGTGCATGGGGGCTTTGGCTATGGCATCAGGAACCAAGAAGGAGAAGACGTCCTGAGCTTCGCTCTAGCCTATGACATGGTCATAGCTAACACCCTCTTTAGGAAGAGAGAATCCCATCTAGTGACGTTCAGTAGTGGTCTACACTCTAGCCAGATTGATTTTGTCCTCTCTAGAAGAGAAGACAGACACGCCTGCATTGATTGTAAGGTGATACCTGGAGAGAGTGTTGTCCCTCAACATAAGTTGGTGGTTGCTGACTTTCGCTTTAGGATCCATGTCCAGCGGGGTAAGCACGCCAAAGTCGCTAGAAcaaagtggtggaagctcaagggtGGGGCATCCCAGGCTTTCAGGGAGAGGGTTATTAAGGAGggcccttgggaggaaggaggcgATGCAAACATGATGTGGACGAGTATGGCGACCTGCTTGCGGAAGGTCGCTGTAGAGGAGTTTGCGGTGACTAAGGGAAGTAGAAGGGAAGCTAAGGATACATGGTGGTGGAACGATGAGGTCCAGAAGGTTATTAGGGAGAAGAAGGACTGTTTCAGATGCCTATATCTGGACATGAGTGCAGctaacatggagaagtacaaggtggcgaagaaggctgcaaagcgggcggtgagtgaagcaaggggtcgggcgtatgaggacctc